In the genome of Actinomycetota bacterium, the window CGCATCAAGTCCCACCACAACGTGGGCGGGCTGCCCGAACACATGGATTTCACCCTGGTGGAGCCCCTGCGCAACCTGTTCAAGGACGAGGTACGCGCCGTGGGGGAGGAGCTGGGGCTGCCGGAGGAGATAGTGTGGAGGCAGCCCTTCCCCGGGCCGGGGCTGGCCATCCGCATCATCGGCGAGGTCACCGCGGAGAAGCTGGAGATCCTCCGGGAAGCGGATGCCATCGTGGTGGAGGAGGTGAAGCGCGCCGGCCTTTACCGCAAGCTGTGGCAGTCCTTCGCCATCCTCCCCGACATCAAGACGGTGGGGGTCATGGGGGACGAGCGCACCTACGCCTATCCCATCGTGGTGAGGGCGGTGACCAGCGAAGACGCCATGACCGCGGACTGGGCCCGGCTACCCTACGACGTCCTGGAAAGAATATCCAACAGGGTCATCAACGAGGTGCGCGGCGTGAACCGGGTGGTCTTGGATATCTCCTCCAAGCCTCCGGCCACCATCGAGTGGGAGTGAGTCGCCCGGGTCACGGCGATGACAAGTCGGTTCCGCCCGGCCCCGCGTGAGGGGTGAAATCCGGGGAACCCCTTTCCATCAGGTGTAGGCCGAGAACCCCGGTCCCAGGAGCTCCCGCCCCACGATGAGTTTCTGGATCTCCGTGGTCCCGTCCGGTATGGTGAGCATGCGGGCATCCCGGAAGTATCTCTCCAGGGGATACTCGTCGGAGAGGCCCACCCCGCCGTGCACCTGGATGGCGTCGTAGGTGACCTTGACCGCCGCCTCGCAGGCGTATCCCTTGGCCAGCGAGGAGAGCATGCGCGCCCGGGGGTCCCCGTGGGTCACCGCCCACAGGGCCCGGTATCCCAGCAGTCGGGAGGTTTCCGTGAGGGCGGCCATGTTGTAGAGCTTCTCCTGGATGAGTTGGAACCTCCCGATGGGCTTTCCGAACTGCACTCTCTCGCGGGCGAACTTGATGGAGGCGTCCAGGGCGGCCTGGGAGATTCCCGCCGCGGCCAGGGCCATGCCGCTGCGCAGGAAGGCGAAGATGATGTTCTCTGGGCTCATCCTCCCCAGCACGCCCATGAACCCCGAGGCCTGGAGGCGGGCAGGATCGAGTTTCACCCCCAGTTCCCGGAGCCTCTCCGGATCGGAGAGTGTCCTCTGGATCATCTCCAGGACGTTGTTCTCCCGCGGCACCCGGCAGTTGTCGAAGTATATCTCCCCGGTGGGCGCGGCTCTCCACCCCAGTTTGTGCAGCTCGCCGGTCTCGAAGGGGGAGACCTCCTTCTCCACCAGGAGGAAGATCCGGTTACCCTTTTCGTCGTTGGCCACTAGCAGGCAAATGTCGGCCACTGGGGCGTTGCTTATCCAGGTCTTGGTCCCGTTGACCACGTAATAGTCCCCGTCCAGGACGGCGGTGGTGCGCATGGCCCGGTTGTCCGACCCCGCCTCGGGCTCGGTGATGGCGTAGCAGCCGATGACCTCGTTGCGCTCCAGCCTGGGGAGCCACCTGCGACGCATCTCCTCGGATCCCAGGTGGACCAGGGCGGCGGGGAAGGTGAGGCCGACCAGGCCGGCGGCGCTGGGCCATACCCTGAACATCTCCTCGGCCAGGATTCCCACGCACACTGGATCGGAGCCCAGTTCCCGCAGGCTCTCCGGGTCGAAGCCTACTCCCACCTTGCGGAACCGCCGGAGGAGGTCCAGGGCTTCCTCCCGGTTCATGGGGCCCCTTTTTTCCTGGTCGTCGACCAGGGGAGCGATCTCGCCCTCCAGGAATTCCCGCAGATTTTCCTGGAACATGCGCTGCGAGGCGTCGAAGCCGAAGTCCATACAAGACCCTCCCTTCACGAAAAGAACCTCGCCCTGCGGCCCCCGTAATGCCCGGCGCGCTTCGCCGGTGCGCGGCGGGGTACAGGAATTTGAACGGCCCGTCCCTCGCCGCGTTGGTTCAGGTCCGCCGGGCACACTGTTATTCTAATACCCGGCGGGAGCGGGTTTTTAACCTCGCGCCCCAGAGCTCTCTTTTTTCCTGTACGATTCATGGCGCATAGATTTTGCGTTTCGGGGTCCGCCTGAAGGTGCCGGATATCAACCCCATCGGCTTCGCCGCCTTTGCCTTTCCGGAGCGTGGCAGCGATCACGAAAGTCAGTAGAACCTCCGCTCCCGCCCCGGTCTTATTCCGACGGGGATTTTTAGGGTCCCGCCAGGAACATGATGTAGCGAAGGTCAAGGAGGAAACCATCGCATGCCGCTTGAATACCCCGGGCATGGCGCCCTGGGTTTTTTACCCAGTATAAGGCGCGCAGGGTACTTTTACAGCCCGGCCGCTTTTCGGTGCAGACCTGTCGGTTCGCGGCGCGGATGTCCCTCGGCTGTATTATAGTCTTGAGGAAATGCGGATGTCCGGAGGTAGCGCGGTGCTGGGAAGGAAGGAAGCGGAGATACTGGAGGAGCTCAACCCGGAGCAGCGGGAAGCGGCTCTCCATTTCGACGGTCCCCTGCTCATCCTGGCCGGGGCGGGGAGCGGGAAGACCCGCGTGCTCACTTACCGGGTGGCCCTCCTGGTGGCCTCCGGGCGGGCGGCCCCGGAGAACATCCTGGCCATCACCTTCACCAATAAGGCGGCGGAGGAGATGCGGGGGAGGATACATCGCCTGGTGGGGCCGCGGGCTTCCTCCATATGGATCTCCACTTTCCACGCCGCCTGCGCCCGCATCTTGCGCCGGGAGGCGGAGAGGCTGGGCTACCGCAGGAACTTCGTCATCTACGACGACGAGGACCAGCTGCGCATGGTCGGCCGGGTGATGCGGGAGCTGGACCTGGACGTCAAGCGCTTTCCGCCGCGCATGGTGCGGGCGGTGATCGAGAAGGCCAAGATCGACATGGTCTCTCCCGAGGACTTCCGGCGCCGGGTCCACGACGACCTCACCCAGGTGGCCGCCGACGTCTACCTCTCCTACCAGGAGGAGCTGCGGCGCAACAATGCCATGGACTTCGACGACCTTCTACTCAACACCATCGCCCTCTTCGAGCTCTTCCCCGCCGTCCTCGAGCATTACCAGCGGAGGTTCACCCACATAAACGTGGACGAGTACCAGGATACTAACCCAGCGCAGTACCGCCTGGTACGCCTGCTTTCCGCCGCCCACCGCAACCTGTGCGTGGTGGGCGATGACGATCAGGGGATCTATTCCTGGCGGGGAGCCGACCTGAGGAACATCCTGGAATTCGAGCGCGATTTTCCGGAGGCCAAGGTGGTCCGCTTGGAGCGCAACTACCGGTCCACGCGGATTATCCTGGAGGCCGCCAACCACGTGGTCTCGCGCATCGCCGGCCGCCGGGAGAAGCGCCTGTGGACAGACCGCGAGGAGGGGGAATCCATCCGCTACCTCTTCGCCCCCTCCGGCTCGGAGGAGGCGGCCTTCGTGGCGGCGGAGATAGACCGCCTGGTGGAGGAGCGGGGTTACCGCCACCGGGACATTGCCGTGTTCTACCGCACCAATGCCCAGTCGCGGCCCTTCGAGGAGGTCCTTTTGCGCGCCGGCATCCCCTACAAGATAGTGGGGGGCTTCAAGTTCTACGAACGCAAGGAGGTCAAGGACGTCCTGGCCTACCTGAAGTTCATCCTCAACCCTGACGACGCCGTCAACTTGCGCCGCATCATCAACGAGCCCCGGCGGGGGATAGGGGAGACCACCCTGGCTCATCTGGAAAACTTTGCCAGGAAGGAAGGGGTCTCCCTGTGGGAGGCGGTGCGCCGGGCGGAGGAGGTGCCCTCCCTGGGGCAGGCGGCCCGGCGCAAGCTGGGCGAGTTCGTGGAGCTGGTGGAGGGGCTGCGCGGCCGGTCGGCGGATACGCCCCTGCCGGATTTCATGCGCCTGGTCCTGGAGCGCACCGGGTACCTGGAGGCCCTGCGCCGCGAGGGCACTTTCGAGGCGGAAGGGAGGCTGGAGAACCTGGAGGAGCTGCTGAACGCGGCCGCGGAGTTCCATGCCGTACACCCCGGGGAGGGACTGGAGGCCTTCCTGGAGCGCACTTCCCTGGTGGCGGAGATCGACCTCTACGACGAGGAGGAGGGTGCAGTCACCCTCATGACCCTGCACAACGCCAAGGGCCTGGAGTTCCCGGTGGTGTTCATCGTGGGCATGGAGGACGGCGTCTTCCCCCACCTGCGGTGCATGGAGAGCGAGGCGAGCATGGAGGAGGAGAGGCGGCTCTTCTACGTGGGGGTCACCCGGGCCAAGGACCTCCTCTATCTCACCGGGGCCGCCACCCGTTCCCAGTACGGAGACCTCCGGTTCCTGCCCGAGTCCCGCTTCATAAGGGATATCCCTCCCCGCTGCCTGGAGGTGCTCTCCACCTTCCAGTGGGAGAGGGGAAGGGCGTTGGAGATCCTGGAGGACCGGAGGCTGGAGTCCCTGGCCACCTCCTACCGGGTGGGGGACCGGGTGGTGCACGAGGTATGGGGGGAGGGAACGGTCATGGGGGTGTCGCGGGGGAGGAGCGGCCCGGAGATAACCGTCCATTTCCGGGAGGTGGGGGAGAAGCTGCTCCTCCTGCAGTATGCACCCATACGCAAGGTAGGGTGATCCCGCTTTCCTTTCCGGGAGACTCGACGGGCGGCCCCCGGGGGTTTCTCTTTCCAGGGGAGGTGAGCGTGCGCTTTGTGCAAGCCCATCCGCGCGGCGAGGGGCTTACTTTATCATTTTCATGGTCCGCAGCAGGGATTCCACGGCCCGGGAGGCCGCCTGTTGCATGACCTCCATCTGTTCCTCGAGGGGAACGGTGAAGTTCTCGTCCAGCATGGTTTCCGGGGCCTGGTAGAGTTCCAGCCCCCAACCCGAGCCCCTGCTGACGATGCGGTTCTCCCGGTTGTCCAGCAGGAAGGCGCTGAGTCGCACGAAACCAAACCCGGCGTCCTGGCCGGTTCCCGAGGTATGCAAGCGGGGATAGCGGAAGAAGAAGTAATCGATCTCCGGTAGGAAGAGGTATTCGGGGTCGTAGCGGTTCTGGATGATGACGAAGAGCTCGGTGGGCACGTCCGCCGCTTCCTCGGTTATTTTCTCCACCTCGTCCAGGTCCGGTATGTCGTAGAAGACCAAGGGTTCCAGGTAGCTCTTCACCAGGCGGGGAAGCATGCGTTCCGCCTCCCGGAAATAAAGCTCCTTCTGGCTGGCCATGAGACGCGATTTCTCAAGGTCGCTCTGCATGTACAGCTGGCAGCCTATGGCCATGGCCGGGGAAAGTTCGCCGTCCCTTACCACCAACTCCCGGTATTCCCCGAGGTCCTCAGGCTCCTGTCCGCTCTCCACGAAGGGCATGATGACGATGCGCATGAGAGGGACCAGTTTGGCTCCGCAGGAGGTGCAGAACTCGGCCCCCGGTTCTCCGTAGGTGAGACACTGGGGACAGTAATATTTATCCGCCAATCTTCCTCCTTTAGAAGCTCGCCGGGGGCGCTTACACGCGCCTTCCCCGTTACCGCCGGTTCCTTCGTAAGCTCCAACCGCCGATTCCGCTCCATGTTATCGACTTCGCGCCCGGCTCACTTGAGGAAGGGAAAGGTCATGCCGCGCAGGTTCCGGACGTTTCGGGCCGGTCATCGTGCATTTCGCGTTACTTGCGAAAACAATCCCTCGATCTTTGCGAGACGTCGTCGTTCGCCCCTGCAAAACATGAAATATGATCGTGGAAAACAAGGTGGACGTCATTTCCACCACCTTGGGCGGGGGAAAACGGGAGACGAAGGATCTTCGGAAGTTTCGTTTTAACGAGGCCCCGGGAATTGGAAGCGAACAGGAAGATCGCCCTGTTTTTCGTGGAAAACAAGCGGGTCGATGGGCGGAGGGAGGGTCTCTCCGTGAGGCACTCGAAGGGGGCGGTCGGAACTCCGGTCCGGGGGTCGAAAAGCCTCCAGGAGGTCGGGAGGGCGACCGAGGCGGTCTTGAGGCCGGGGCGAAAACCGCCGGACCTCACCCGAAGCAAGCATTCAAACTGGTGCGAGGCGGATGTTATAATAACTTGTCGTTTTCCGGCCGCCAGGAGCGACGGTGCCGCGCTTGCCTCGCCTGCGGCCCGCGGAAGGATGAGGTTACGACGGAGGAAGGGGAGGTAGACCCGATGCTCGTGCCCTACCGTGACAAGTCGCCGCGGGTGTCTCCCGACGCCTTCCTGGCGGAGGGGGCTCAGCTCATAGGGGACGTAAAGGTGGGTTCCCACTCCAGCATCTGGTACAACGCCGTGCTGCGCGCCGACCGCGGGGAAATCGTGGTGGGAGAATATACTAGCATACAGGATTGCTGCGTGCTGCACGGCCCGGTGACGGTGGGAAACTACGTGACCTGTGGGCACGGGGCCATCCTCCACGGGGCCACCGTGGAGGACAACTGCGTGATAGGTATGAACGCCGTGATCCTGGACGGCGCGGTGGTGGGCCACGGCAGCGTGGTGGCCGCGGGAGCGGTGGTCCCGCAGGGAATGCAGATACCCCCTCGCTCCATGGTCATGGGGGTTCCGGCCAAGGTGACCAAGGAGCTTCCGGAGGAGAACGAGGAGAAACTGCGCCAGACGGCCCAGGTATACTTCGAGTTCGCCAGGCCCCACATGCAGTAAAGACAACGATCGTCAAGCAGCAGGGAGGACATAAGGGGGGAGGTGGTCCGAATTCCACATTGTTTCCAGAAAATGACAGGCAGATTTTTAGTGCAAGGAGGTTGCTTATGCGTGAAAGGGTAGCCATCGCGGGCGTCGGCTACACCGCCTTCACCTCCGTTTCCCCGGGGGTTTCCTACCGCGAGCTCACTTACGAGGCGGCGGTGAAAGCCTATGAGGAGGCGGGCGTCGAGCCCAAGGACGTGGATTCCTTCGTGTGCACCTCCGAGGATTTCCTGGAGGGATACAGCATCTCCGACGAGTACTGCAACGACCAGCTGGGAGCGGTGCTCAAGCCGGTGCAGACCATTCCGGGGGACTTCATGCACTCCCTGGCCGTGGGGGTCATGCACATTCTCACCGGCAAGTTCGACATCGTGGTGGTCCAGGCGCTGAGCAAGGCCAGCAACATGAAGACCATACCCGAGATGATCAACTTCGCCCTGGACCCGGTCCTCAACCGGCCCCTGGACGTCACCCCCTACGCGGTGGCTGGGCTGGAGATGAACCGCTTCCTGGTGGAGGGCAGGGCCACCCGGGAGCAGTGCGCCGCCGTGGTGGTCAAGAACAAGGCCAACGCTCTCCTCAACCCCCTGGCGGGATACGGGGCCTCCGTGACCGTGGACCAGGTACTGGAATCCGAGCCGGTGGCGGAGCCCGTGCACCTGCTGGACATCGCCCCCTACGCGGACGGGGCGGTGGTCATGGTGCTCTGCTCCGAGAGGCTGGCCAGCAGTCTCACCGATAAGCCGGTGTGGATAACCGGCATCGGCTGGTCCACGGACAGCCCCACCTTGGAGAGCCGGGACTGGGTGGACGCCGTGGCGGTAAAACTGGCCGGGGACATGGCCTACCGCATGGCCGGCATCAAGTGCCCGGCCAAGGAGATCGACCTGGCCGAGGTCAACGACGAGATAAGCTTCAAGGAGCTGCAGCACCTGGAGGCCCTGCGGCTCTTCGACGAGGGCACGGCGGGGAAGGCCACCGAGGACGGCAAGACCTCCCTGGAGGGAACCCTACCGGTGAACACCTCCGGGGGCGGCCTGGGCGTGGGGCATCTCTTTGAGTGCTCGGGCGCCCAGAAGGTCCTGGAACTGGTCCTGCAGCTGCGCGGCGAGGCGGGAGCCCGCCAGGTGGCCGGGGCCGGCGTGGGAGTGGCCCAGGCTTGGAGGGGAATCCCCTCCACCTCGGCGGCAGTGGCCGTGCTGTGCGCGGATTAGGTGGGGAGGTGAGAGAATGGCTTACCGAAGGGTTGCCATAGTCGGTGCCGGGATAACCAAGTTCGTGCGCCGCGCCCAGGAGACGGGGAAAGAACTGGCCTTCCAGGCGGCCAAGATGGCCCTGGACTCCTGCGGGCTGACCATGAAGGACATCGAGTGCGTGAGCCTGGGGACGGCGCCGGACGCCTTCGACGGCGTGCACATGAAGGGGGAGTACCTCTCCGACGGCTCCGGGGGATGGCGCAAGCCCTACATGCGCCACTTCGTGGGCGGCGGTACGGGCGTTTTCGCTCCCATCCACGGGTGGTTCCACGTGGCCTCCGGAATGTTCGACACCTGCTTGGTGGTCTGCTCGGAGAAGATGAGCTCCTGCCACCCCCATCCCCAGGGGGCTTTCAAGACCATCTTCGACCACACCACCGAGCAGCCCCTTAACCCCACCCTTATCTGGATCTTCGCCCTGGAGATGAACCGCTACATGCAGACCTACGGCATCACCAAGGAAGAGATCGCCCTGGTCTCGGTGAAGAACAAGAAGAATGCCATGGACCACCCATCGGCCCAGCTCCCCATGGAGATCACCGTGGAGGACGTCCTCAACTCCGAGGTGTTGGCCTGGCCGGTGAACCGCCTGGATATAAGCCCGGCCTCCGACGGCGCCGCGGCCATCGTCCTGGCCTCGGAGCACGTGGCCAAGCGCATCACCGACAAGCCGGTGTGGATCGACGGGGTGGGCTGGAACCTGGATACCGCCTACTGGGCCACCCGTGACCTGGCCTATCCCCGCTACGTGGAGAAGGCGGCGCGCATGGCCTACGAGATGGCGGGGATCAAGGAGCCCCAGAAGGAGATCGAGATCGCCGAGCCCTACGATCCCTTCGACTACAAGGAACTGCATCACATGGAGGGCCTGCTCCTGGCCGACCGGGGGAAGGCGGTGGAGATGCTCCTGGATGGGAAGACCCAGCGGGACGGCGACCGTCCCATGTGCCCCTCCGGTGGGGCCCTGGGGGTGGGAAACCCCATCGCCGCCACCGGCCTCATGAAGGTCATCGAGATCTTCCTGCAGCTGCGCGGAGAGGCCGGAAAGCGCCAGGTGCCGGGAAATCCACGCTGCGGCCTGGCCCAGGCCTGGGGGGACCTCATGCAGGTGGGTACGGTAGTGGTCCTGCGGAGATAAGGGGGTGCGCCATGGAACTGGAGAAATTCGAGCTGGGAGCCACCCATTACAAGGAATCCGACCTCAAGGAGGGCAAGCTGCTGAGCCTACCCTGGACCCCCAACCTCAAGTATGCTTGGGACAATGGGGTGGCCATCGGGAGGTACCTGACGGAGCTCAAGGAGGGGCGCATCATTGCCCGCAAGTGCAATAAGTGCCGCCGCATCATGCTTCCCCCGCGCATGTTCTGCGAGCTGTGCTGGCGGCCCACCGACGAGTGGGTCTACGTGCAGGACACGGGGCGGGTGAACACCTTCTCCATCTGCTACGTGAACTGGGACGCCTCGCGCATCAAGAAGGGGGAGAAGCCCCACCTGCCGGCGGTCATCGAGATCGACGGCGCCTCGCCGGGGATGGGCATCCTCCACCTCCTGGGGGAGGTGAAGCCGGAGGACATCAAGATAGGCATGAGGGTGCAGGCGGTATGGAAGAAACCCGAGGAACGGGAGGGCGCCATCACCGACATCCTCTACTTCAAGCCGGTGAGGGGGTGAGAGCATGGGTCTTACGGAGAGGACGAACCGCAACGTGGACCTGACCTACTGGGAAGGCGAGATCCCGGTCAATTACGTGTACACCTTCGGGCTGGGGCTGGAGACCTTCTTCCGGGCCCTGAAGGAAGAGGGCAAGTTCCTGGCTTCCCGGTGCGAGGATTGCGGGGTCACCTACCTCCCGGCGCGGGTCTTCTGCGAGCGGTGCCTGGGCAAGCTGGAGGGCACCTTCGCCGTGCCCGGCACGGGGAAGGTGTACGCTTACACGGTGGTGCACCGCAACAGGGACGAGTCCCCCAAGGAGGAGGCGGTCATCCTGGCCCTCATCGACATGGACGGCACGGACTGCCGTTTCGTCCACTACCTGACCGGGGTGAAGCCCGGGGAGGTTGAGGTGGGCATGGCGGTGAAGCCGGTCCTCAAGGCCAAGAAGGACCGCAAGGGGGGCATCGAGGACATCGTGGGCTTCGCCCCCGCTTGAGGCCTGAGACGAAGACGCCGGATGGAGGGGCGGGACGTTCCCGCCCCTTTCGTCGTGCCCCTTGACACCCGCTGTCGCCGCGCTGCCCGACCCTTTGCGGGAACAGGTTGTTTGCCTGGGTGGTGACATCGGGACCATGCCCGGTCTTACGTACTTTGCATCGAGGTATTATCCTCTAAGGGGGCCCGAGGGAGCGGTGGTCTACAGCGGGGGCACCATGTCCAAGAGGGATTTGATGATCATGGATCGCGCACCGGAACTGCTGAGGCCGGTGTTGAAGAAGAACTCGTTTCTCATCCTGTGCGGAAGGCCCCTTGAAGGGAGGCCGGGAGATGTCGTCTTCATCTTCGACCGGGCTGAGAAAGAAGGGGACGATTATTATCTTATTGACGAGGAGGGCAGGATAAGTATCTGTGAACTGTTCGTGCACGCACCCTGGAGGGTTTATCCCTACTCCGAGCCGAAGGGATGTTCATGGATTCCGACAAGGTCCAGCGCAGGTGGGGCTTTTCGAGCAGCGAGTTCGATATTCCGAAAGGCGGGAGCCTCCTGTCCATGGAGAGGGTTCCCTCCCGGGGCGGGCAGCACATGGTCAGGAGCGTCAGGGTCAGTGTCACCGGCGAAGTTCCGACAGAGGAATTCGTGACCCACGAACCGGCCCTGGTGATCGAATACGTGCCTTGCTCCTGGCGGGATGTGTAGCATGTTCGGACGTCGATGTCCTGGAAAGGCGGCGGAAGTCCGATTGCCATCACCGAGGTTGTCCCTTGGAAGGTTTGAGCACCATGGAAGCGGGCAGAAGGAAGGATTCCGGGTTGTTGGCGATAATGCGCTGCCTGGTTTGCGCAGGGGGGGAGCTCCGGGCATCTTCCAAGACCGGCGGGAGCGATGAGGACCCGCCTGTCGTTTGCCTTTCATGTGGCAGGGAATACAGGGTGCGGGGAGGTATCCTCGATTTCCTGACCGATCCCTCGCCGGAGGTGGTGAGGGAGCGAGAGGCCTTCCACGGCTTCCGCCCGGGCGAGCCATCCACCCCGGAGGAATGGGAGGAGCACCGTCGGACCATCCTGGCCCTTCCCATGCTGGAGGGCTGCTCCCTTCCCCTCTCCGACCTGGAGACCTGGCGGAGACACGGCCGGGAGGCCTTCGGTATCTGTAAGGGCATCGAATTCCGGGGACTCCGGGTCCTGGAACTGGGCGCCGGCAGGTGCTGGTTCTCCGCCCACTTCGCCCGCCGTGGGGCGGAGGTGGTGGCGGTGGACATCCTGGAGGATGAGGTCATGGGCCTGGGATGCGGCCGCTTCTTCGAGGAGGCGGAGGGACTCCGCATCCACCGGGTGCTCTGCGACATGCACCGACTTCCCTTCCGGGAGGATTCCTTCGACGTGGTGGCGGCCACCGCCACCCTGCACCACTCCCCGGACCTTCCCGCCCTGCTGGCCGAGGTGAGGAGGGTGCTGAGGCCCGGGGGCCTGCTGGTGGCGGCCAACGAGCCCCTTTGGGTGCCCTGGCGGGAGACGCCGGAGGAGGAGAGGAAGGGAGCCCACGAGGGATCCTACCCGCTCTGGACCTGGGCGCACCTCCTGCGCCGCGCTGGGTTCAACATCGTGGAGGTGCGGGCGGCGAAGGGGAGGATAGCCTCGCTGGCCTTCCGGGCGGTGAAGGAGGGTGGAGGGGCTCCGCTGGCTAAGGGCCTGGTTCCAGGTGTCCTGCGCTATATCCTCCTGCTCGTCCTCTCGCCACTGCAGGCCCTGCGCCGCAAGCTACGTCAAGCGGTGGCGGGCCGGCTCATGCGCCCCCTTCCCGGGGACATGGTCTCCTACCTGCGGGGGAGGTTCTCCGGGACGGGGCTGGTGGGGGAAGCGCGCCCCGAAAACCCGGCTCACTGGGGCCCGGGGTGGTATGCCCCCGAAAGGCCCGCGGGGGAGGAGAGGCCCTTCCGGTGGTCGGGCCCGCGCTCCCGGCTGCTCATGCCCGCGTCCCCGAAGGAGACAACGTTGATCATGGAGTTGGCCACCTTCCATCCCTCTCCGTGGTCCCGGCCCGTGGAGGTGGAGTTGAGGCTGGGGAGCAAAAAGCTGGGTGAGGCCCGATTGGAGCGTCACGGCTGGCACACCTTCTCTTACACCGTGCCTCCTGGACGGTGGAGGAGGGTTTACCCCCTCACCCTGGTGGTAAGGAGTGGGTGCTTCCGGCCCTCGGAGCTGGGATTGGGTAACGACTCCCGCCCCCTCGGCATCGCCTGCCGTGGGGTCAGGTCTTGAATTTTGATACCCCCGGGGGTATATGAGTGAAGGGGCCTCCGGGTAGCGGTCTCGCTCGCCAACGCGAAACCTCCCCGCAAGGAAGAAACCAGGGATAGGAAGACTCGCTGCCGACCTGGTCGGCCACGTGGATAGAAGTTGTAGAAGGGGAGATCATCGGCAGGAGCTTTTATTGCTGGCGTGACCGGAGACCTCTACCGCTAGCCATGTTAGGAGCCGGCAACGGAAAGGGACTGACCCCGGATCTTTCTCGAAACGTTCCCGGAAAGAAGAAACCGGGTTGAGGAGGGCTCGGTGCGACCGACCCGGTCGGCCCCGGGGGTAGGTTAAGAATAGGTAGATTCTCGATTTTGTCGGGGATAAGGAAACGCGGTGACTTTGGATTATCTCGTGGTTTGCTATATAATCCCCCACGGGATTAAGTCCGCCCGGACGATCCCTGGGGGGCCGGGCCTCAACGGTCCTTCCGGCGGTCCCCGTTTATGGAACCATCCTGCGGATGAGGTAAGGCAGGGAGCTCGAGGTGAGGCAGGTGATGCGCATGTTGTTCGAACTGGACGAGGAAAAGCGGCTGTTTCGCCAGACGGTCCGCGACTTCGCTGAGCAGGAGATCCGCCCCCATGTAGACCACCTGTGGGAGACTGGCGAGTTCCCCTACGACATCGTGCGCAAGATGGGGGAGCTTGGGCTGCTGGGCATTCCCTGGCCGGAGGAGTACGGCGGGGCGGGCGGGGACTACTTGGCCTACGCCATCGCCGTGGAGGAGCTGGCCAGGGTGGACGGGTCCTGCGCCATAACCGTGGAGGCCCACATCTCCCTGGGCTCGGCGCCCTTCTATTACTACGGGACGGAGGAGCAGAAGAGGGAATGGCTGGTCCCCCTGGCCCAGGGCAAGATGCTGGGCGCCTTCGGGCTCACCGAGCCGGAGGCCGGCTCGGATGCCGGAAACACCAAGACCCGGGCGGAGCTCAAGGACGGGTACTGGGTTATCAACGGCACCAAGTGCTTCATCACCAACCCCGGCACGGAGATGAGCGGGGTGGTGACCATCACCGCGGTCACCGGCATC includes:
- a CDS encoding acyl-CoA dehydrogenase family protein — protein: MDFGFDASQRMFQENLREFLEGEIAPLVDDQEKRGPMNREEALDLLRRFRKVGVGFDPESLRELGSDPVCVGILAEEMFRVWPSAAGLVGLTFPAALVHLGSEEMRRRWLPRLERNEVIGCYAITEPEAGSDNRAMRTTAVLDGDYYVVNGTKTWISNAPVADICLLVANDEKGNRIFLLVEKEVSPFETGELHKLGWRAAPTGEIYFDNCRVPRENNVLEMIQRTLSDPERLRELGVKLDPARLQASGFMGVLGRMSPENIIFAFLRSGMALAAAGISQAALDASIKFARERVQFGKPIGRFQLIQEKLYNMAALTETSRLLGYRALWAVTHGDPRARMLSSLAKGYACEAAVKVTYDAIQVHGGVGLSDEYPLERYFRDARMLTIPDGTTEIQKLIVGRELLGPGFSAYT
- the pcrA gene encoding DNA helicase PcrA, with amino-acid sequence MSGGSAVLGRKEAEILEELNPEQREAALHFDGPLLILAGAGSGKTRVLTYRVALLVASGRAAPENILAITFTNKAAEEMRGRIHRLVGPRASSIWISTFHAACARILRREAERLGYRRNFVIYDDEDQLRMVGRVMRELDLDVKRFPPRMVRAVIEKAKIDMVSPEDFRRRVHDDLTQVAADVYLSYQEELRRNNAMDFDDLLLNTIALFELFPAVLEHYQRRFTHINVDEYQDTNPAQYRLVRLLSAAHRNLCVVGDDDQGIYSWRGADLRNILEFERDFPEAKVVRLERNYRSTRIILEAANHVVSRIAGRREKRLWTDREEGESIRYLFAPSGSEEAAFVAAEIDRLVEERGYRHRDIAVFYRTNAQSRPFEEVLLRAGIPYKIVGGFKFYERKEVKDVLAYLKFILNPDDAVNLRRIINEPRRGIGETTLAHLENFARKEGVSLWEAVRRAEEVPSLGQAARRKLGEFVELVEGLRGRSADTPLPDFMRLVLERTGYLEALRREGTFEAEGRLENLEELLNAAAEFHAVHPGEGLEAFLERTSLVAEIDLYDEEEGAVTLMTLHNAKGLEFPVVFIVGMEDGVFPHLRCMESEASMEEERRLFYVGVTRAKDLLYLTGAATRSQYGDLRFLPESRFIRDIPPRCLEVLSTFQWERGRALEILEDRRLESLATSYRVGDRVVHEVWGEGTVMGVSRGRSGPEITVHFREVGEKLLLLQYAPIRKVG
- a CDS encoding zinc ribbon domain-containing protein, which encodes MADKYYCPQCLTYGEPGAEFCTSCGAKLVPLMRIVIMPFVESGQEPEDLGEYRELVVRDGELSPAMAIGCQLYMQSDLEKSRLMASQKELYFREAERMLPRLVKSYLEPLVFYDIPDLDEVEKITEEAADVPTELFVIIQNRYDPEYLFLPEIDYFFFRYPRLHTSGTGQDAGFGFVRLSAFLLDNRENRIVSRGSGWGLELYQAPETMLDENFTVPLEEQMEVMQQAASRAVESLLRTMKMIK
- a CDS encoding gamma carbonic anhydrase family protein is translated as MLVPYRDKSPRVSPDAFLAEGAQLIGDVKVGSHSSIWYNAVLRADRGEIVVGEYTSIQDCCVLHGPVTVGNYVTCGHGAILHGATVEDNCVIGMNAVILDGAVVGHGSVVAAGAVVPQGMQIPPRSMVMGVPAKVTKELPEENEEKLRQTAQVYFEFARPHMQ
- a CDS encoding acetyl-CoA acetyltransferase; amino-acid sequence: MRERVAIAGVGYTAFTSVSPGVSYRELTYEAAVKAYEEAGVEPKDVDSFVCTSEDFLEGYSISDEYCNDQLGAVLKPVQTIPGDFMHSLAVGVMHILTGKFDIVVVQALSKASNMKTIPEMINFALDPVLNRPLDVTPYAVAGLEMNRFLVEGRATREQCAAVVVKNKANALLNPLAGYGASVTVDQVLESEPVAEPVHLLDIAPYADGAVVMVLCSERLASSLTDKPVWITGIGWSTDSPTLESRDWVDAVAVKLAGDMAYRMAGIKCPAKEIDLAEVNDEISFKELQHLEALRLFDEGTAGKATEDGKTSLEGTLPVNTSGGGLGVGHLFECSGAQKVLELVLQLRGEAGARQVAGAGVGVAQAWRGIPSTSAAVAVLCAD
- a CDS encoding thiolase domain-containing protein, which translates into the protein MAYRRVAIVGAGITKFVRRAQETGKELAFQAAKMALDSCGLTMKDIECVSLGTAPDAFDGVHMKGEYLSDGSGGWRKPYMRHFVGGGTGVFAPIHGWFHVASGMFDTCLVVCSEKMSSCHPHPQGAFKTIFDHTTEQPLNPTLIWIFALEMNRYMQTYGITKEEIALVSVKNKKNAMDHPSAQLPMEITVEDVLNSEVLAWPVNRLDISPASDGAAAIVLASEHVAKRITDKPVWIDGVGWNLDTAYWATRDLAYPRYVEKAARMAYEMAGIKEPQKEIEIAEPYDPFDYKELHHMEGLLLADRGKAVEMLLDGKTQRDGDRPMCPSGGALGVGNPIAATGLMKVIEIFLQLRGEAGKRQVPGNPRCGLAQAWGDLMQVGTVVVLRR